A stretch of Fusobacterium perfoetens DNA encodes these proteins:
- a CDS encoding peptide MFS transporter yields the protein MHNNFTETKKGKGYPKSFWLMCVTIVWERFAYHGISTLLVLYFTAQVIQGGIGLSVKEATALYGTFVGILHLTPLIGGWLADSYLGQQKSVILGGTFVALGDIILFYSPVKEVLYLGLVCIIIGNGFFKASGSSLIGNIFSNEEPNKKEVAYSIFYMFINLGSFLAPFTAGIVSDKIFAVRDATGTVLHFGYREMFLIAGLMACAGTVLFILTAPKYLGEIGRKPFKKTSEQEKTNIFTYKFSKSEKKRILAMGITAVFVILFWTSFYQSFSSITLYARDHVNRNIGNFQVPVPWFAALNSILGIVLAPVIAEIWKKFGSKGFTTPVKMTAGIFSMGTAFALMTLSVISTGGTENGVKAGMIFIVLAYFFNTVSELCIAPIGIAMFNRLAPKRFSTFFMGMWYMTMFVASFISGRVAGYTQNVGFLTIFASLSTILFIMGFILFSIRKYLNKLMMS from the coding sequence TAGTTTGGGAGAGATTTGCATATCACGGAATTTCAACTCTTCTGGTGCTTTATTTTACAGCTCAGGTTATTCAGGGAGGGATAGGTCTTTCAGTTAAAGAAGCAACAGCTCTTTATGGAACTTTCGTAGGAATACTTCATCTTACTCCACTTATAGGAGGATGGCTTGCAGATTCTTATCTTGGACAGCAAAAATCAGTAATACTTGGAGGAACTTTTGTAGCTTTAGGGGATATAATTTTATTTTATAGTCCTGTTAAGGAAGTTTTATATCTTGGGCTTGTGTGTATAATAATAGGAAATGGATTTTTCAAAGCCAGTGGAAGCAGTCTTATAGGAAATATTTTTTCAAATGAAGAGCCAAACAAAAAAGAGGTTGCGTACAGTATCTTTTATATGTTTATAAATTTAGGTTCTTTCCTTGCACCTTTTACAGCAGGAATTGTATCAGATAAAATTTTTGCTGTAAGAGATGCAACAGGAACAGTTCTTCATTTTGGATACAGAGAGATGTTTTTAATAGCAGGGCTTATGGCTTGTGCAGGAACAGTTCTTTTCATACTTACAGCTCCTAAGTATCTTGGAGAAATAGGAAGAAAACCTTTCAAGAAAACTTCAGAACAGGAGAAGACTAATATTTTTACTTATAAGTTTTCAAAAAGTGAGAAAAAAAGAATTCTTGCTATGGGAATAACAGCTGTTTTTGTTATTTTATTCTGGACAAGTTTCTATCAGTCTTTCAGTTCAATAACTCTTTATGCAAGAGATCATGTAAACAGAAATATAGGAAATTTCCAAGTTCCTGTTCCATGGTTTGCTGCTCTTAATTCAATACTTGGAATAGTTCTTGCTCCTGTAATTGCAGAAATATGGAAAAAATTTGGAAGTAAAGGATTTACTACTCCAGTTAAAATGACAGCTGGAATTTTTTCTATGGGAACAGCTTTTGCTCTTATGACACTTTCTGTTATTTCAACAGGAGGAACAGAAAATGGAGTAAAAGCAGGTATGATATTTATAGTTCTTGCTTATTTCTTTAATACAGTTTCAGAACTTTGTATAGCTCCTATAGGAATTGCAATGTTTAACAGACTTGCTCCAAAAAGATTTTCAACTTTCTTTATGGGAATGTGGTATATGACAATGTTTGTAGCAAGTTTTATTTCTGGAAGAGTTGCAGGATATACTCAGAATGTTGGTTTCTTAACAATATTTGCATCTCTTTCAACAATACTTTTTATTATGGGATTTATACTTTTCAGTATAAGAAAGTACCTTAATAAACTTATGATGTCTTAG
- the ctlX gene encoding citrulline utilization hydrolase CtlX: MNNQTTNRIVMVRPAKFYFNAETAVNNHYQNSDNQDKDKVNQKALEEFDALAAKIAEKGVQVNIIQDTYNPSTPDSIFPNNWFSSHEEGILFFYPMFAENRREEVKKFRGKLYDIVRRENLKIVDYSLKAEENIFLEGTGSIVLDRKNKKAYCSLSQRSNEELFKKFCAETGCKPVVFSSFQDDYPIYHTNVMMSIGENRAIICLDCIKDEAERENVKRELLESGKEIVEISQKQVKNFLGNTLELKGKDGKRFVVMSETAYRALTDEQKEKILKDTEIVHSDVHTIEYYGGGSARCMIGEIF; the protein is encoded by the coding sequence ATGAATAATCAAACTACAAACAGAATAGTAATGGTAAGACCAGCAAAATTTTATTTTAATGCAGAAACAGCAGTGAACAATCATTATCAGAATTCTGACAATCAGGATAAGGACAAAGTAAATCAAAAAGCTTTGGAAGAGTTTGATGCCCTTGCAGCTAAAATAGCAGAAAAAGGAGTTCAGGTAAATATTATTCAGGATACATATAATCCAAGCACTCCTGACAGTATATTTCCAAATAACTGGTTCAGTTCACATGAAGAAGGAATTTTATTTTTTTATCCTATGTTTGCAGAAAACAGAAGAGAAGAAGTAAAAAAATTCAGAGGAAAACTATATGATATAGTTAGAAGAGAAAATCTTAAAATCGTTGATTACAGCCTTAAGGCAGAGGAAAACATCTTTCTAGAAGGTACGGGGAGTATAGTCTTAGACAGAAAAAATAAAAAAGCTTATTGCTCGTTGTCTCAGCGTTCAAATGAAGAACTATTTAAAAAATTCTGTGCAGAGACAGGGTGCAAACCTGTTGTATTTTCATCTTTTCAAGATGATTATCCTATATATCACACAAATGTAATGATGAGTATAGGGGAAAACAGAGCTATTATATGTCTTGACTGTATAAAAGATGAAGCTGAAAGAGAAAATGTAAAAAGAGAACTTTTAGAAAGTGGAAAAGAAATAGTAGAAATTTCTCAGAAACAGGTTAAAAATTTTCTAGGAAATACTCTTGAATTAAAAGGAAAAGATGGGAAAAGATTTGTGGTAATGTCTGAAACAGCATACAGAGCACTTACAGATGAACAGAAAGAAAAAATTTTAAAAGATACAGAGATAGTTCATTCTGATGTGCATACAATAGAATATTATGGTGGAGGATCTGCCAGATGTATGATAGGTGAAATTTTTTAA